The sequence GGTAATCGGTAGCGTAAGAATGACCATGATGGGTTTCAGCAGCGTATTCAGAATAGCCAGGACCAGGGCAAGAATAAGTGCAGTCACAAAGGAATCTATATGAATTCCAGGTAATAAATACGAAAGGCCAAATGCTACGAGAGCAGATATCAGTAACCGGACTAGAAAATTCATGGGAATTATTTTATTCAGCTAATCTACTGCTTT comes from Flavihumibacter fluvii and encodes:
- a CDS encoding phage holin family protein codes for the protein MNFLVRLLISALVAFGLSYLLPGIHIDSFVTALILALVLAILNTLLKPIMVILTLPITIVTFGLFLLVINAAIIMLASKMVDGFKVDGFWWALLFSILLSVATSILQSGDDNK